A window of the Kosakonia radicincitans DSM 16656 genome harbors these coding sequences:
- the pepB gene encoding aminopeptidase PepB → MTEAMKVTLTTQSADARWGEKASWSINNDGIALHLNGKDDLGLIQRAARKIDGLGIKHVALSGEGWDADRSWAFWAGYKGPKGTRKVEWAPLDEAGQKELDSRLKTIDWVRDIINAPAEELGPEQLAQRAVDLLHSAGGENVSYRITKGEDLREQNYLGLHTVGRGSERPPVLLALDYNPTGNPDAPVYAALVGKGITFDSGGYSIKPTSSMDSMKSDMGGAALVTGALAFAITRGLDKRVKLYLCCADNLISGNAFKLGDIIHYRNGKTVEIMNTDAEGRLVLADGLIDASAQKPQFIIDAATLTGAAKTALGNDYHALFSFDDALAGRLLNSATAENEPFWRLPLAEFHRNQLPSSFAELNNTASGSFPAGASTAAGFLSHFVENYQQGWLHIDCSATYRKAAVEQWAAGATGLGVRTIANLLTAG, encoded by the coding sequence ATGACAGAAGCTATGAAAGTGACACTCACCACGCAAAGCGCGGATGCGCGTTGGGGTGAAAAAGCCTCATGGAGCATCAATAACGACGGCATCGCCCTGCATCTGAATGGAAAAGACGATTTAGGTCTGATTCAGCGCGCCGCGCGCAAAATCGACGGCCTGGGCATTAAACACGTTGCACTGAGCGGCGAAGGCTGGGACGCGGATCGTAGCTGGGCGTTCTGGGCCGGTTACAAAGGGCCGAAAGGCACACGCAAAGTGGAGTGGGCGCCGCTGGACGAAGCCGGGCAAAAAGAGCTGGATAGCCGCCTGAAAACCATCGACTGGGTACGCGACATCATCAACGCGCCGGCAGAAGAGTTAGGGCCGGAGCAACTGGCGCAGCGCGCGGTCGATCTGCTGCACAGCGCGGGCGGTGAAAACGTCTCTTACCGCATCACCAAAGGCGAAGATCTGCGCGAGCAGAATTACCTTGGCCTGCACACCGTTGGTCGCGGTTCTGAGCGCCCGCCGGTATTGCTGGCGCTGGACTATAACCCGACCGGCAACCCGGATGCGCCGGTATATGCCGCGCTGGTGGGCAAAGGCATCACCTTTGACTCCGGCGGTTACAGCATCAAACCAACCTCATCAATGGATTCAATGAAATCCGATATGGGGGGCGCGGCGCTGGTGACCGGCGCGCTGGCGTTCGCCATCACCCGCGGGCTGGATAAACGCGTCAAACTGTACCTCTGCTGTGCCGACAACCTGATCAGCGGTAACGCCTTTAAACTGGGCGATATTATTCATTATCGCAACGGCAAAACCGTAGAGATCATGAACACCGATGCTGAAGGGCGTCTGGTGCTGGCGGATGGCTTGATTGATGCGTCTGCGCAAAAACCGCAGTTTATCATTGATGCCGCAACGCTGACTGGCGCGGCGAAAACCGCGCTGGGTAACGATTACCACGCGCTGTTCAGCTTTGACGATGCGCTGGCTGGCCGTCTGCTCAACAGTGCGACGGCAGAAAATGAACCGTTCTGGCGTCTGCCTCTGGCGGAGTTCCACCGCAATCAGCTGCCGTCCAGCTTTGCAGAATTGAACAACACCGCCAGCGGTTCTTTCCCGGCCGGGGCAAGCACGGCTGCCGGGTTCCTGTCGCACTTTGTTGAAAACTACCAGCAGGGCTGGCTGCATATCGACTGCTCCGCCACCTACCGCAAAGCGGCAGTGGAACAGTGGGCGGCCGGTGCGACCGGGCTTGGCGTACGCACCATCGCGAATTTATTGACTGCCGGGTAA
- the fdx gene encoding ISC system 2Fe-2S type ferredoxin, whose amino-acid sequence MPKIVFLPHQDLCPDGAVLEAKSGETILDVALRGGIEIEHACEKSCACTTCHCLVREGFDSLPESSEDEDDMLDKAWGLEPDSRLSCQARVTDEDLVVEIPRYTINHAREH is encoded by the coding sequence ATGCCTAAAATTGTTTTTCTGCCTCATCAGGATCTCTGTCCGGATGGCGCAGTTCTGGAAGCGAAGAGCGGTGAAACCATTCTTGATGTTGCCCTGCGCGGCGGTATCGAGATTGAGCACGCCTGCGAAAAATCATGTGCCTGCACCACCTGCCACTGCCTCGTGCGTGAAGGGTTTGACTCTTTGCCGGAAAGCAGCGAAGACGAAGACGACATGCTGGATAAAGCCTGGGGTCTGGAGCCGGACAGCCGTTTAAGCTGCCAGGCGCGCGTCACCGATGAAGATCTGGTGGTAGAGATCCCGCGTTACACCATTAACCACGCGCGGGAGCACTGA
- a CDS encoding MurR/RpiR family transcriptional regulator: MDNRLAPLLTRGASLTRAEYRVLAHLTEHPLLVGNITVRQLAQATYVSTATIIRLCQKLGFSGYSEFIWHCKQLLSDTPHIAQQHHEGHDQLPALFPQFMANYQRTFQWVTEEKRHRFAALLRDRESFFLYGAGFSYLFAEYLTKRLQVLGKTAFISGPGDSRNIFLSNAARYQVFIAVSRSGETEQVLDKARIARTVGMTVVAFTRASANTLAELADVHFALYDEAVHFAAEAAGITSFESNLVLLMDLLLLEATQ; the protein is encoded by the coding sequence ATGGACAACCGGCTTGCGCCCTTGCTGACGCGCGGGGCGTCACTGACCCGCGCGGAATATCGTGTGCTTGCACATCTGACGGAACATCCGTTGCTGGTGGGTAATATCACCGTGCGTCAGCTGGCGCAGGCGACTTACGTTTCCACCGCCACCATTATCCGGCTCTGTCAGAAACTTGGCTTCAGCGGCTACAGCGAATTTATCTGGCACTGCAAACAGCTTTTGTCCGACACACCGCATATTGCTCAGCAACATCATGAAGGGCATGACCAGCTACCGGCGCTGTTCCCGCAGTTTATGGCCAATTACCAGCGCACCTTCCAGTGGGTGACGGAAGAGAAGCGTCACCGCTTCGCCGCGCTGCTGCGCGATCGGGAGAGTTTTTTTCTCTATGGCGCGGGGTTCTCTTATCTCTTCGCCGAGTATTTAACCAAGAGGTTGCAGGTGCTGGGCAAGACGGCGTTTATCTCCGGGCCTGGCGACAGCCGCAATATCTTCCTCAGCAATGCCGCGCGTTATCAGGTCTTTATTGCCGTGTCGCGCAGCGGTGAAACCGAGCAGGTGCTGGATAAAGCGCGGATTGCGCGCACGGTTGGCATGACGGTCGTCGCCTTTACCCGCGCATCAGCAAACACGCTGGCGGAACTGGCGGATGTGCATTTTGCGCTGTATGACGAAGCGGTGCACTTTGCTGCCGAAGCGGCGGGCATTACGTCGTTTGAGTCGAATCTGGTGCTGTTAATGGATCTGTTGCTGCTGGAAGCGACGCAATAA
- the hscB gene encoding co-chaperone HscB gives MDYFTLFGLPAQYLLDVQALATRFQDLQRQFHPDRFASRPQAEQLAAVQQSATINQAWQTLRNPLSRAEYLLSLHGFDLASEQHTVRDTAFLMEQLELREELDEIERAEDSGRLEAFQKRVKGMYDARHQQMVEQLDNQTWDVAADTVRKLRFLDKLRSSTEQLEEKLLGF, from the coding sequence ATGGATTACTTCACCCTCTTTGGGTTGCCGGCCCAATACCTGCTTGACGTTCAGGCGCTGGCGACACGTTTCCAGGATCTGCAACGGCAGTTCCACCCCGATCGCTTTGCCAGCCGCCCGCAGGCGGAACAACTGGCTGCGGTCCAACAATCCGCTACCATTAATCAGGCGTGGCAAACCCTGCGCAATCCGCTCTCCCGCGCGGAATATTTGCTGTCGCTGCACGGCTTCGATTTAGCTTCTGAACAGCACACCGTTCGCGACACGGCCTTTTTGATGGAGCAGCTTGAGCTGCGCGAAGAGCTGGATGAGATCGAGCGTGCGGAAGACAGCGGCCGTCTGGAAGCGTTCCAGAAGCGGGTAAAAGGGATGTACGACGCCCGCCACCAGCAGATGGTGGAACAACTCGACAATCAGACGTGGGACGTCGCGGCGGATACCGTGCGTAAACTGCGTTTTCTCGATAAACTGCGCAGCTCAACAGAACAACTCGAAGAAAAACTGCTCGGTTTTTAA
- the iscX gene encoding Fe-S cluster assembly protein IscX, with translation MGLKWTDSREIGEALYDSRPDVDPKTVRFTDMHQWICELEEFDDDPNASNEKILEAILLVWLDEAS, from the coding sequence ATGGGATTGAAATGGACCGACAGCCGCGAAATCGGCGAGGCGCTGTATGACAGCCGCCCGGATGTGGACCCGAAAACCGTACGTTTCACCGATATGCATCAGTGGATCTGCGAGCTGGAAGAGTTCGACGACGATCCGAACGCATCGAATGAAAAAATTCTCGAAGCGATTCTGCTAGTCTGGTTAGACGAAGCATCATAA
- a CDS encoding PTS transporter subunit EIIC, whose translation MSRAVNALQNFGKSLFGPVLILPIVGLFIAVGNIFGNGNLAEYLPFLGHPLIQNIGQLIAKSAVSVLANLALVFAVGIPVGLASRDKGYAALIGLVTFIVFINAMNVTLQMQGALAPAAQMKAAGQSMVLGVQVLEMGVFAGILTGALSGYLYNKHSGVQFSGAMAIYSGHCFVAMIMLPVSMVLGVVMSELWPFAQHGISTLALAIKGAGPFGVAVYGFLERILVPTGLHHLVYTPFLYTELGGTADVCGSTYQGARNIYFAEIACPDVKQLSSTVVWDARGISKMFGLPAAALAMYVTAKPERKAAAKAILIPAALTSLLVGVTEPIEFSFLFVAPLLFVVHAVLTGIGMMLFSLFGVHAIGANGIIDFILYNLPLGIQKSNWPMYILVGVIMFALYFVIFRFLILHFDMKTPGREEENEETRLYSKQDYQAKGNNDAMGEAIIAGLGGRANIEVVDNCYTRLRVTVKDAAVINEPQLKATGAKGVIRQGNNVQVVYGLHVKKMREAVEMFL comes from the coding sequence ATGTCCAGAGCCGTGAATGCCCTACAAAATTTTGGTAAGTCCCTCTTTGGTCCGGTACTCATTTTGCCCATCGTCGGCCTGTTTATTGCCGTCGGGAATATTTTTGGCAATGGCAATCTGGCCGAATATTTGCCATTCCTCGGTCACCCACTTATTCAGAACATCGGCCAGTTAATCGCTAAATCCGCTGTCTCCGTGCTCGCCAACCTGGCGCTGGTATTTGCCGTTGGTATCCCGGTCGGGCTGGCTTCGCGGGATAAAGGCTACGCCGCGCTGATTGGTCTGGTGACGTTTATTGTGTTCATCAATGCCATGAACGTGACGTTGCAAATGCAGGGCGCGCTGGCTCCAGCCGCTCAGATGAAAGCGGCTGGTCAGAGCATGGTGCTTGGGGTACAGGTGCTGGAAATGGGCGTATTTGCCGGTATCCTGACCGGCGCGCTTAGCGGTTATCTGTACAACAAACATTCCGGCGTGCAGTTTTCCGGCGCGATGGCGATTTACTCCGGCCACTGCTTTGTAGCGATGATTATGCTGCCGGTGTCGATGGTGCTTGGCGTGGTAATGAGTGAGCTGTGGCCCTTCGCCCAGCACGGTATCAGCACGCTGGCGCTGGCAATTAAAGGCGCCGGGCCATTTGGCGTGGCGGTGTACGGTTTTCTTGAGCGCATTCTGGTGCCGACCGGGCTGCATCATCTGGTCTATACGCCGTTTCTCTATACCGAACTGGGCGGTACAGCGGATGTTTGCGGCAGCACCTATCAGGGTGCGCGAAACATTTACTTCGCGGAAATCGCCTGTCCTGACGTGAAGCAACTCAGCAGCACGGTAGTCTGGGATGCGCGCGGGATCAGTAAAATGTTCGGCCTGCCTGCCGCCGCGCTGGCGATGTACGTTACGGCAAAACCGGAACGCAAAGCGGCCGCAAAAGCAATTTTGATCCCCGCCGCGCTCACCTCGCTGCTGGTCGGCGTGACGGAACCGATTGAATTCTCTTTCCTCTTTGTTGCGCCGCTGCTGTTTGTGGTGCATGCAGTGCTGACCGGGATCGGCATGATGCTGTTCTCGTTGTTCGGCGTTCATGCCATCGGCGCGAACGGCATCATCGATTTTATTCTCTACAACCTGCCGCTCGGTATCCAGAAGTCTAACTGGCCGATGTATATCCTTGTCGGCGTCATTATGTTCGCCCTCTACTTTGTGATCTTCCGCTTTTTGATTCTGCACTTCGATATGAAAACGCCAGGCCGCGAGGAAGAGAACGAAGAGACACGCCTTTACAGCAAGCAGGATTACCAGGCGAAAGGCAATAACGACGCGATGGGCGAAGCGATTATCGCCGGGCTGGGCGGACGCGCCAACATTGAGGTGGTGGACAACTGTTACACCCGCCTGCGCGTCACGGTGAAAGACGCGGCGGTGATTAACGAACCGCAACTGAAAGCGACCGGTGCAAAGGGCGTGATCAGACAAGGTAATAACGTTCAGGTGGTCTACGGGCTGCATGTCAAAAAAATGCGAGAAGCCGTTGAGATGTTTCTCTGA
- the hscA gene encoding Fe-S protein assembly chaperone HscA yields the protein MALLQISEPGLSAAPHQRRLAAGIDLGTTNSLVATVRSGQAETLADSAGRHLLPSVVNYQADSHVVGYDARANAALDSVNTISSVKRLMGRSLADIQARYPHLPWQFQASENGLPMIVTRGGVVNPIRVSADILKALAARAQETLSGELDGVVITVPAYFDDAQRQGTKDAARLAGLHVLRLLNEPTAAAIAYGLDSGKEGVIAVYDLGGGTFDISILRLSRGVFEVLATGGDSALGGDDFDHLLADYISEQAGITDRSDARQQRELLDAAIAAKIALSDADSTTVDVAGWQGVVTRAQFEEMISTLVKRTLLSCRRALKDADVEAQDVLEVVMVGGSTRVPLVRERVGEFFGRTPLTSIDPDKVVAIGAAIQADILVGNKPDSEMLLLDVIPLSLGLETMGGLVEKVIPRNTTIPVARAQEFTTFKDGQTAMSIHVMQGERELVADCRSLARFALRGIPALPAGGAHIRVTFQVDADGLLSVTAMEKSTGVEASIQVKPSYGLTDGEIANMIKDSMSFAEQDVKARMLAEQKVEAARVLESLTGALAADAALLSAAEREVIDEAVAQLRSVADGDDTDAIEQAIKNVDKQTQEFAARRMDQSVRTALKGHSVDEV from the coding sequence ATGGCCTTATTACAAATCAGTGAGCCGGGTCTGAGCGCCGCGCCGCATCAGCGTCGTCTGGCGGCGGGCATCGATCTCGGCACCACCAATTCGCTGGTTGCCACCGTGCGTAGCGGTCAGGCGGAAACGCTGGCCGACAGCGCCGGGCGCCATTTACTCCCTTCAGTGGTTAACTACCAGGCTGACAGCCACGTTGTCGGCTACGATGCGCGCGCCAATGCAGCGCTGGATTCGGTCAATACCATCAGCTCCGTAAAACGCCTGATGGGCCGCAGTCTGGCGGATATTCAGGCGCGTTACCCGCATCTGCCGTGGCAATTCCAGGCCAGTGAAAACGGCCTGCCGATGATTGTGACGCGCGGCGGCGTGGTCAACCCGATCCGCGTTTCTGCCGATATACTGAAAGCGCTGGCTGCCCGCGCGCAGGAGACGCTCTCCGGCGAACTGGATGGCGTGGTGATCACTGTTCCTGCCTATTTCGACGATGCGCAGCGTCAGGGCACGAAAGATGCTGCGCGTTTAGCCGGGTTGCATGTGCTGCGTCTGCTCAATGAGCCGACCGCGGCGGCGATTGCCTACGGCCTGGATTCCGGCAAAGAAGGCGTTATCGCCGTTTATGATCTTGGCGGCGGCACTTTTGATATCTCCATTCTGCGTCTGAGCCGCGGCGTGTTCGAAGTGCTGGCGACCGGTGGTGATTCCGCGCTCGGCGGCGACGATTTCGACCACTTGCTGGCAGATTATATCAGCGAGCAGGCAGGCATTACCGATCGCAGCGATGCGCGTCAGCAACGTGAACTTCTGGATGCGGCGATTGCCGCCAAGATTGCGCTGAGCGATGCCGACAGCACAACTGTTGATGTGGCTGGCTGGCAGGGCGTGGTAACTCGCGCGCAGTTTGAAGAGATGATCTCAACGCTTGTCAAACGCACTCTGCTCTCCTGCCGTCGTGCGCTGAAAGATGCGGACGTGGAAGCGCAGGATGTGCTGGAAGTGGTAATGGTGGGCGGTTCCACTCGCGTACCGCTGGTGCGTGAACGCGTGGGTGAATTTTTCGGCCGCACGCCGTTAACCTCCATCGACCCGGATAAAGTAGTGGCAATTGGCGCGGCGATTCAGGCAGACATTCTGGTCGGCAACAAGCCGGACAGCGAAATGCTGCTGCTGGATGTTATTCCGCTGTCGCTGGGGCTGGAAACCATGGGCGGACTGGTGGAAAAAGTTATTCCGCGCAACACCACGATTCCGGTGGCCCGCGCCCAGGAGTTCACGACCTTTAAAGATGGCCAGACCGCAATGTCTATCCATGTAATGCAGGGTGAGCGGGAGCTGGTGGCGGATTGCCGTTCGCTGGCGCGTTTTGCTCTGCGTGGCATTCCGGCGCTGCCGGCGGGTGGGGCGCATATTCGTGTCACCTTCCAGGTAGATGCTGACGGTCTGTTGAGCGTCACTGCGATGGAGAAATCCACCGGCGTGGAAGCCTCCATCCAGGTGAAACCCTCTTACGGTCTGACCGACGGCGAAATCGCCAATATGATTAAAGACTCCATGAGTTTCGCCGAGCAGGACGTGAAAGCGCGCATGCTGGCGGAGCAGAAAGTGGAAGCCGCGCGCGTGCTGGAAAGTTTAACCGGCGCGCTCGCCGCTGATGCCGCGCTGTTAAGCGCCGCAGAGCGCGAGGTTATCGACGAGGCAGTTGCACAGTTGCGCAGCGTGGCCGACGGCGATGATACCGACGCGATAGAACAAGCCATTAAAAATGTAGATAAACAAACCCAGGAATTCGCCGCGCGCCGTATGGATCAGTCCGTGCGTACCGCGCTGAAAGGCCATTCCGTCGACGAGGTTTAA
- a CDS encoding 6-phospho-alpha-glucosidase codes for MVKPPFILSIAGGGSTYTPGIVKSLMVQLEAFPLAEIRLYDIDAARQNTIAPVVEKVIRDHSQRIKFTVTNDAETAFSGAHFVFAQMRVGQYKMREQDEKIPLRHGVVGQETCGPGGLAYGLRTILPMVELIDQVTRYADEKAWIVNYSNPAAIVAEGVRRLRPQARVLNICDMPVAAMRNMGAILGVDRHKLEVDYFGLNHFGWFTQVRVDGEDRLPELREHVARFGLLTEDAAQTDPQHADPSWVKTWRNIKPIMDHFPEYLPNPYLQYYLMPNEIVAHQDPDYTRANEVMNGREKKLFAAAQEYQRSGVLPDAFHVGVHGAFIVDVACSLAFDLRQRHLVIVENKGAIANLPYDAMVEVPAYITSSGPEPVRMGAVPLFHQTLLMQQLASEQLLVEATIEGSYEKALQAFTLNRTVPTMQHAKAILDEMIEANRDYWPALQKAWENGKAV; via the coding sequence ATGGTTAAACCCCCGTTTATTTTATCTATCGCCGGTGGCGGCAGTACGTATACACCGGGCATCGTGAAAAGCCTGATGGTTCAGCTGGAAGCATTCCCGCTGGCGGAAATTCGTCTCTACGACATCGATGCAGCGCGGCAAAACACCATTGCGCCGGTGGTGGAAAAAGTGATCCGCGACCACAGCCAGCGCATCAAATTTACCGTAACGAATGATGCGGAAACGGCATTCAGCGGTGCGCATTTCGTCTTTGCCCAGATGCGCGTTGGTCAGTACAAGATGCGCGAACAGGATGAGAAGATTCCGCTGCGTCATGGTGTCGTAGGCCAGGAGACCTGCGGCCCCGGCGGGCTGGCCTATGGCCTGCGCACCATTCTGCCGATGGTCGAGCTTATCGATCAGGTTACGCGCTACGCAGATGAGAAAGCGTGGATCGTCAATTACTCTAACCCCGCGGCGATCGTCGCTGAAGGGGTGCGTCGGCTGCGTCCGCAGGCGCGGGTGCTGAATATTTGCGATATGCCGGTCGCCGCGATGCGCAATATGGGGGCGATCCTCGGCGTCGACCGCCACAAGCTGGAAGTCGATTATTTTGGCCTGAATCACTTCGGCTGGTTTACGCAGGTGCGCGTGGATGGCGAAGATCGCCTGCCGGAATTGCGCGAACACGTTGCCCGCTTTGGCCTGCTGACCGAAGACGCCGCGCAAACGGATCCGCAGCACGCCGATCCGTCATGGGTGAAAACCTGGCGCAATATCAAGCCGATTATGGATCACTTCCCCGAGTATCTGCCGAACCCGTATTTGCAGTATTACCTGATGCCAAACGAGATCGTCGCGCACCAGGATCCTGACTACACGCGCGCCAATGAAGTGATGAACGGGCGCGAAAAGAAACTGTTTGCCGCCGCACAGGAGTATCAACGCAGCGGAGTCCTGCCCGATGCGTTTCATGTTGGCGTCCATGGCGCGTTTATCGTTGATGTGGCCTGCTCGCTGGCATTTGATCTTCGCCAGCGCCACCTGGTGATTGTGGAAAATAAAGGTGCGATCGCCAATCTGCCGTATGACGCAATGGTGGAAGTTCCGGCTTACATCACTTCCTCCGGCCCGGAACCGGTACGCATGGGTGCAGTGCCGCTCTTCCACCAGACGCTGTTAATGCAGCAACTGGCCTCGGAGCAACTGCTGGTTGAAGCCACCATTGAAGGCAGCTACGAAAAAGCGCTCCAGGCGTTTACCCTGAACCGCACAGTGCCGACCATGCAGCATGCCAAAGCGATTCTCGATGAGATGATTGAGGCTAACCGCGACTACTGGCCTGCGCTGCAAAAAGCGTGGGAAAACGGCAAAGCGGTATAA
- the sseB gene encoding enhanced serine sensitivity protein SseB: MSESKNELETLLEQAATEPAYRPAFFRTLLESTVWVPGTAAEGEAIVEDSALDLQHWEKDDGNSVIPFFTSLQALQQAVSEEQAFVVMPARTLFEMTLGETLFLNAKLPTGKEFTPRELSHLVGAESSPLSQQEVLEGGTALLLSEVAEPPAQMVDSLTTLFKSIKTVKRAFLCSIKEKADEQPNLLIGIEAEGDIEEIIHAAGSVATDTLPGDEPIDICQVVEGEKGISHFMLAHITPFYERRWGSFLRDFKNNRII, from the coding sequence ATGTCCGAAAGCAAAAACGAATTAGAAACCCTGCTGGAGCAGGCGGCGACCGAGCCCGCTTATCGCCCGGCTTTTTTCCGTACGCTGCTGGAATCAACCGTCTGGGTGCCGGGTACGGCGGCGGAAGGTGAAGCGATTGTCGAAGACAGCGCGCTGGATTTGCAGCACTGGGAAAAAGATGACGGTAACTCGGTCATTCCGTTCTTTACCTCGCTGCAAGCCTTACAGCAGGCCGTTAGCGAAGAACAGGCATTTGTGGTCATGCCTGCGCGTACGCTGTTTGAAATGACGCTGGGAGAGACGCTATTCCTCAACGCTAAATTACCCACCGGCAAAGAGTTCACGCCGCGCGAGTTAAGCCATTTAGTGGGCGCAGAAAGCAGTCCGCTCAGCCAGCAGGAAGTGCTGGAAGGCGGTACGGCGCTGCTGCTTTCCGAAGTAGCTGAACCGCCTGCGCAAATGGTCGATTCACTGACCACGCTGTTTAAAAGCATCAAAACCGTTAAACGCGCGTTTCTCTGCTCAATTAAAGAGAAGGCCGACGAGCAACCCAACCTGCTGATTGGCATTGAAGCGGAAGGGGACATCGAAGAGATCATCCATGCAGCGGGCAGCGTCGCGACAGATACGCTGCCTGGGGATGAACCGATCGATATTTGCCAGGTGGTGGAAGGCGAGAAAGGTATCAGCCACTTTATGCTGGCGCATATCACGCCGTTCTATGAACGCCGCTGGGGCAGTTTCCTGCGCGATTTCAAAAACAACCGCATTATCTGA
- the sseA gene encoding 3-mercaptopyruvate sulfurtransferase, with amino-acid sequence MSTSFFVAADWLIEHSDDPEIQLIDARMAPVGQEHRDMRAEYRDGHLPGAVFFDIEALSDHSTSLPHMLTRPEAFAVAMRELGISQDKHLVVYDEGTLFSAPRAWWMLRNYGVENVSILEGGLAGWQRDALPLQKGEVPLPESDFNANFDPSVVKKLTDVLLASHEGTAQIVDARPAPRFSGEVDEPRPGLKRGHIPGALNVPWVDLVVDGELRTTDELAAIFRRQGVDLNQPIIASCGSGVTASVVILALTTLGANNVTLYDGSWSEWGARDDLPVEPA; translated from the coding sequence ATGTCCACCTCATTTTTTGTCGCGGCCGACTGGCTGATAGAGCATAGCGATGATCCTGAAATCCAGTTGATTGACGCCCGCATGGCGCCAGTGGGTCAGGAGCATCGCGATATGCGTGCGGAGTACCGTGACGGGCATCTTCCCGGCGCGGTGTTTTTTGATATTGAAGCCCTTTCCGACCACAGCACATCCTTACCGCACATGCTGACGCGCCCGGAAGCGTTCGCCGTGGCGATGCGCGAGCTGGGCATCAGCCAGGATAAACACCTGGTAGTGTATGACGAAGGCACGCTGTTCTCCGCGCCGCGCGCATGGTGGATGCTGCGCAATTACGGCGTGGAGAATGTCTCGATTCTCGAGGGTGGTCTGGCTGGCTGGCAGCGCGACGCCCTGCCGTTGCAGAAAGGCGAGGTGCCGCTGCCGGAATCCGACTTTAACGCCAACTTCGATCCATCCGTGGTGAAAAAGCTGACCGATGTACTGCTGGCAAGCCACGAAGGCACCGCGCAGATTGTCGATGCGCGCCCAGCCCCGCGTTTTTCCGGCGAAGTCGATGAACCACGTCCGGGCCTGAAGCGCGGGCATATTCCCGGCGCACTGAACGTGCCGTGGGTTGATCTGGTGGTCGATGGTGAACTGAGAACCACCGATGAACTGGCCGCCATTTTCCGCCGCCAGGGCGTTGACCTGAACCAGCCGATCATTGCCAGCTGCGGCTCCGGCGTCACGGCGTCCGTGGTGATCCTTGCGCTTACGACGCTGGGCGCAAATAACGTGACACTGTATGACGGCTCCTGGAGTGAATGGGGCGCGCGCGACGATTTGCCTGTCGAACCGGCCTGA